The Bacilli bacterium region TATAGAGCGCGGGAGCACTGCCAATCGCCATTCCCGGATGTCCCGATTTTGCCTTATTGGTAATGTCGATAACCGTGGCACGAATTGCGTTAATCGCTAATTTGTCATTAAAAACTTTCTTTTTCTTAAACATAAGTCCTCCTTTGGCAATATGCCGATATTAATAAGATGTTTTCAATATGGTAAGACTTGGAAAGAGACATTTTTTATTCCTTAATGTTAAGAAAGACACCAAAAGTCACTTTTCCGACTAACAAACCAACAGAGAGAATTATACCATTTTATATTGTTTGAATAAATTCAAATCCGAAAATATAAAGCAATTATTGGTGATGGTGGTGATGTTCTTCAAGTCCGTCAATTAATTCATCCGCTTTATCGACAACTTGGCCATAAGGAACACTAAATTGCTCTTCCGTCAGCATATTCTTTATCGTTACAACTTCTTTGGCCACTTCATCGTCGCCGATGATAATAGCAAATTTCGCCTTTTTGCGATTGGCCCGTTTAAACAATTGTTTAAATCCTTTCCCATCAAAACTTGACTCACACCTAAAGCCGGAAGCGCGTAAAGATGTTAAAAGACTAAATGCATCGGTAAAACTCTTGGTGCCGACACTCATGATATAGAAATCAATTCCCTCATCTATCCCTTCAAGCAGGTTGTCGTCGCGCATAACGGCATAGAGGCGCTCAAGCCCAAACGCAAAACCAACGCCTTCCAATGCAGGACCGCCGATTTCTTCCACCAGATGGTCATAGTGACCGCCCGCCCCGATTGCTCCGTAATTCTGACCGGTCATCGAGGTATAATGAAACTCAAAGACGACTCCGGAATAATAATCGAGTCCGCGCACAAGGTTGTTGTCAACCTCATAAGGAATGCCAAAGGCATTGAGGACTTCCAAAGTCTCGACAAAATCAGCTTCAGCCTGTTTGGTAAGATAGTCGCGCATAATGGGGGCATGGCGAACAATCTCCTGATCATGCTCCACCTTGCAGTCCAAAATCCGGAGCGGATTGGTATTGTATCGATCGTGACAATCCTCGCACATATCATCGATTTTGTCGGCAAAAAATTCCTTCAGGGCCATTCGATAGTTATCGCGTGACAACTTATCACCTAACGAATTAATTTTGAGTTTCACATCTTTTAAGCCCAAAGTTTGAAGGATGGAGTAGCCAAGTAAAATAACTTCGATATCACTATAAATTGAATTGACCCCTACTTCTTCTACCCCCAGCTGATGAAATTCCCGAAAACGGCCCTGCTGAGGACGTTCATAGCGGAAAACCTCACCCGAGTAAAAGTATTTCAAAGGTAAATCTGTGTTGGCATAAAGCTTATTGCTGACGATGGCGCGCATAATCCCCGCCGTACCCTCGGGGCGAAGAGTAATAAACCGGTCACCCTTATCCTTGAAGGTATACATTTCCTTGCGCACGATGTCGGAACTATCGCCGACTCCACGTTCGAAAAGTTCAGTGTGTTCAAAAATCGGCGTTTGCGCATAGGAAAAACCATAAAATCCACATAGTGAGGAAAAAATAGTTTCAATATATTGATTGGCGACACCCTCAAGATCATAGATATCATGAGTTCCCTTTGGGGGATTGATTTGATTCATGCTATTACCTCCATAAATCGGCGACTAGTCTATTATAGTGAGCATAA contains the following coding sequences:
- the hisS gene encoding histidine--tRNA ligase, with product MNQINPPKGTHDIYDLEGVANQYIETIFSSLCGFYGFSYAQTPIFEHTELFERGVGDSSDIVRKEMYTFKDKGDRFITLRPEGTAGIMRAIVSNKLYANTDLPLKYFYSGEVFRYERPQQGRFREFHQLGVEEVGVNSIYSDIEVILLGYSILQTLGLKDVKLKINSLGDKLSRDNYRMALKEFFADKIDDMCEDCHDRYNTNPLRILDCKVEHDQEIVRHAPIMRDYLTKQAEADFVETLEVLNAFGIPYEVDNNLVRGLDYYSGVVFEFHYTSMTGQNYGAIGAGGHYDHLVEEIGGPALEGVGFAFGLERLYAVMRDDNLLEGIDEGIDFYIMSVGTKSFTDAFSLLTSLRASGFRCESSFDGKGFKQLFKRANRKKAKFAIIIGDDEVAKEVVTIKNMLTEEQFSVPYGQVVDKADELIDGLEEHHHHHQ